Proteins from a genomic interval of Gordonia sp. SL306:
- a CDS encoding cold-shock protein, with amino-acid sequence MAQGTVKWFNSEKGFGFIAPDDSTDGDVFVHYSAIQGGGYRSLEEQQRVQFEVEQGPKGPQATTVTAI; translated from the coding sequence ATGGCTCAAGGAACCGTCAAGTGGTTCAACAGCGAAAAAGGCTTCGGCTTCATCGCTCCCGACGACAGCACCGATGGTGACGTTTTCGTTCACTACTCGGCCATTCAGGGCGGCGGATACCGCAGCCTCGAAGAGCAGCAGCGCGTCCAGTTCGAGGTCGAGCAGGGCCCCAAGGGCCCGCAGGCGACCACTGTGACCGCTATCTGA
- a CDS encoding DUF5994 family protein — protein sequence MPLALGPTRLQLAPDLTLPIAGAWLPYTSQISQELPALQAAGRSRLGTITRIDVNWRNFARYPGFDSENSPDMLPLMSITADRAEVTLLVIPPRTQSALAATLLRQAGQCTSSPGSEHSHLYRDAQRILRRAALQCGATDSNPVG from the coding sequence GTGCCACTCGCACTCGGTCCGACCCGTCTCCAACTCGCACCCGACCTCACACTCCCGATCGCCGGGGCATGGCTGCCCTACACATCGCAGATCTCGCAGGAACTTCCCGCCCTGCAGGCGGCCGGCCGTAGCAGGCTCGGGACCATCACCCGCATCGACGTGAATTGGCGCAATTTCGCGCGCTATCCCGGATTCGACTCCGAGAATTCGCCCGACATGCTGCCGCTGATGTCGATCACCGCGGATCGCGCCGAGGTGACCTTGCTCGTCATTCCGCCCAGGACGCAGTCGGCGCTTGCCGCCACGCTGTTGCGGCAGGCGGGTCAATGCACGAGCTCGCCGGGCTCGGAGCACAGCCACCTGTACCGGGACGCCCAGCGAATCCTCCGCCGCGCCGCGCTGCAGTGCGGCGCCACCGACTCGAATCCGGTCGGCTGA
- the uraH gene encoding hydroxyisourate hydrolase, with protein MTGLSTHVLDAVSGSPARGVSIALRDSTGTELAAGLTDDDGRIGQVNIAPLIPGTYHLVFDTGQWFDTHGIAGFYPEIDICFAVDDPARHYHVPVLLSPYSYTTYRGS; from the coding sequence ATGACGGGCCTGTCCACCCACGTGCTAGATGCGGTGTCCGGCTCCCCGGCCCGGGGTGTCTCGATCGCTTTGAGGGACTCGACCGGAACCGAACTGGCCGCGGGCCTCACCGACGATGACGGCCGGATCGGACAGGTCAACATCGCACCCCTCATTCCTGGCACTTATCACCTCGTGTTCGATACGGGACAGTGGTTCGACACGCACGGGATCGCCGGCTTCTATCCGGAGATCGACATCTGTTTCGCGGTCGACGACCCCGCTCGCCATTACCACGTCCCGGTGCTGCTCAGTCCGTATTCCTACACGACCTACCGGGGTAGCTGA